The Methanoculleus taiwanensis nucleotide sequence ATGCCGCAGGTGGAGATGTTGTCCTTGACGGCGACGGCCGTGCCGGCGAGTCTCCCGTCGGTATAGGGGGCGGCGTTGCAGGTGGTGATGAAGGCGTTATAGCGATCCGCGGGCTCGAAGGTGAGGGTTCCCGCCATTCACATCACCCGCGGTGCTTTGATAAATCCGTCTTCCGTCGATCCGGCGTTTGCGAGGACGTCCTCCTGCGAGAGGCAGCAGCCGGGCTCGTCGTCCCGCCAGACGTTGACGAGTTCCGCCGCCACCGTCTCTTTCCCGGGAACCTGGTCGAGGACGTCGAAGTACTCCAGGATAGCGTTGAACTCACGGGTGAACCCGGCAACCTCCTCACGGGAGAGGCCGATATCCGCAAGTCGTGCAATATTCTCTATATCAATCTCCGATACCATATTCTGCCCTACTGATCTGATTTAAGTACCCTTGTACCGACTTTTTATAACCGTTTTTACGTGCGAGCCGCTGGATGACCCGCCATATTCCGCTGCCGTACTGCATTGCTTTCTTCTCATGCCAGGCGATCTCCGCTGGAATGTGGCGTTCTGCGATCGTTCGGAGGAGGTGCTTGCGCACCCCGTCGCGCACCCGCTCGTGCGCCGGGACGCCCCGGATAGCGCGCACGACACGGACATCCATATAGGGGAGCGAGAAGTATGCCCCGTGGAGTGCGGCGATGCGCTGGTCCCGGAGCGCCTGATCGGCAAGGCCGTGGAAGTCGTGCTCGAGCTCGGCCGCGAGGTCATCGGACCCGAGGTAGCGGGCGTACCCGCCGAAGAGTTCGTCGGCACCCTGGCCGGCGAGGATCCGGGAGTAGCCCTGTTCGCCTGCCCACTCGGCGACGAAGTACAGGGTGGTCGCGATCGAGGCGTCGACCGGGTTCGTCGGATCCGGGATCACCGAAACGACATGGGTGAGCGCCTCCTCGATCAGCGCCTCCGTCGGGGTGACGGTGTGGAGGGTAAGACCGAGCTCCCGCGCGGCCCGCGCAGCCTGCACTGCGTCGTGTGACTCTTCAAACCCGACGACGACGCACTCAAGACCGGCGATCCCGGCGACGAGCGACGAGTCCACCCCGCCCGAGAGGGCGACCACACCCTCGTCGCTCCGGAGGCGGATGGCGGTGAGGATGGCCTCTTCGAGATCGCACGGCGGCGGCGAGGGCTCGATTCTGCCGACTGTTCGGCCGCCGCAGACGATTGCGCCCGCCGGGACGGATGCCGGGATGATCCCGAAGTGGTCGCGTGCCCTGCAGGCATCCCACGCGAGGGCGAACTCGCCCCCGCACTGCGAGAGGAGCGCCGGTTCCTGGCTGAGCATCCGCTCGATCTCCGTACGGGTGAGGCGCTCTCCGTTCCGCTCCATCCAGCCTGTATACTGCACGTCCAAAACCGTTGCTCCCGTCCTCTTCCGGCATCGCCGCTCGCGGGCGGCCCATACGCCGGAGGTTGAACTATCTCTGGTTTTGAACCGATGAATTATAAATATGATTGAATATCGAACGGTTCGCGAGAGCGGGGCTTTCCATTTTTTACGGGATGAACATCCGGGGAAAAGCGCTGCCGGGCAGCTTGCTGCAGAAAAAGAGGTGGGGGGAAGCTCACCGCACCGTCTCGTCGCCGGCGAGCGGGGCAAGTTTCTCGCGGAGCATCTCCACCTGCCGCACGGCCGTGCCGATGTATGCGTCGGGGTCTAAGAGCTCGAGGAGCTCCCGGTGCGAGCAGTAGGCGGCAACCGCCGGCCGCTCGGCGAGGACATCGGCGAGGTTCCGCCCCTCGGCGAGCGCCTGCATGCTCGCTTCCCGCATCAGTTCGTGCGCCTCCTGCCGCTCCATTCCCCTTTTTGTCAGTTCGATCATCACCGATTCGGCGAGGTTGATCCCGCGCAGCAGCATCAGGTTCCGGCGGATATTCTCCTGGTTTATCCGGAGGCCTTCAAGCACCCGCGTCATCACCACGAGGATATGATCGAGGAGGATCGAGGCCTCGGGGAAGAGCACCCGTTCGGTCGAGGAGTTCGTGAGATCCCGCTCGTCCCAGAGGACGTTGTTCTGCAGAGCCGGTTCTACGGCCGAGCGGACGATCCGGGCAAGCCCGCAGACCTGCTCGCTCTTGATCGGGTTCCTCTTGTGCGGCATGGTGCTCGACCCGACCTGCTTGCTGCCGAAGGCCTCCTCGAGTTCGCCGATCTCGGAGCGCTGCATGAGCCGGATCTCAAGGCCAATCTTGTCGAGCGTCGTCGCCACGTTCGCGAGGAACATGAAGTACTCTGCGTAGCGGTCGCGGGAGATGATCTGGTTTGAGACGTCGACGGCTGAAAGGCCGAGGAACTCCATCATCGCCCGCTGGATCTCCGGCGCCTTCTCGCCGAGCGCTGCCTGGGTGCCGACGGCACCGGTCAGCTGTCCGACGAGGAGGCGCGGCCGCATCTCGCGGAGCCGCTCGATATGGCGTGCCACTTCGCTCGCCCAGATGGCAAACCGGAGCCCGTAGGTCGTCGGGACGCCGATCTGGCCGTGCGTCCGGCCGGCGCAGACGAGGGTTTTGTTCTCGCCCGCCCGCCAGAGAAGGACGCGCAGGAGGTTCGCCAGTTTCTGCTCGATCAGCGCGAGTGCGTCCCGAAGCTGCAGTCCGGTTGCGGTGTCGAGGATATCGTTCGAGGTCGCCCCGTAGTGGATCCACCTGCCCGCATCCCCGCAGACCTCGGTGACGGACCGAACGATCGCCATCATATCGTGGTTGATCTCTTCCTCGATCTCCTTTGCCCGTGCAAGGCTTGCGTTCTCGGCGCATGCCGCTATCGTCCGGGCGTCCTCGTCCGGGATCATGCCGTATGCCGCCTCCGCCCGGGCGAGAGCGACCTCGGCGGCGACGACCGCCCGGAAGCGGTTCTCCTCGCTCCAGACGCTGCGCATCTCCGGCGTGCCGTACCGGTAGTCGATGGGGTGAATTGCCATAGTAGAGAAACGTTGGCCTTCCCGGATGAAAAAAGGGATGGCGTCGCAGGGCCTTCCGGCACCCGGTGAGACTATCGAGGCCGGGGTATGGGGAGGTTCTTCCCCCTTTTCATCAAGCACACCCTAAAACTGCCCGGAAGTGAAGAGATCGTGGGCACGGCCAGTACCGGTATCGCAATTGGGGGGCGAGCACCCTCCTGCTAACGAGCTGTGGCGCAGTGCACCCCTTCTCTCACTTCACGCCCGTTCCCCTGAAGAACGTGTAGCAGAACGTCCCGTCCCTGAAGGGGAGGTGCATGATATCCGCCTGCCCGAACCGGACGCCGGGATCCCTCCGGCGTGCCTGCAGTACGGAGGATGCGGCGATGTCCACGGAGACGATCGCCGCCCCCGGGCTGTTTTCTGCAAGGATCACCGTCTGTGCACCGACCCCGCACCCCGCCTCGAGCACGAGGCTCCCCGCAGGATAGCGGGTGTCACTATGCAGCAGTTCCGTCAGCGTCTCTGCTGGATCGTGGAGGCGATCCGATTCGCGCTCGGAATCGCCGTGGATGTACGCTCTTCTGCCTTCCGCCATAGGCGCACCTCTCTTCGGATGGCGTACTGGTGTGTGTTCTTTGTCGTATATGGGTGGTCGGTTGGGGTACGGCGAGACGGCCGCGATCAGGTCATCGCCTCCGCCGTTCACACGCATCGAGCAGCCGCTCTGCAAGCTCCCGCACCGCCGTCCTGGCAGGGCTGCTGTCCGGAATACCGACGATCGGCTCGCCGGCAAGATCCGCCTGCTCCACGGCCGGGTCTTCGGGAACGGTGGCTATCAGGGGGAGTACGGTGCCAAGCTCCGTCTCTTCTCTGTTGATGCCGTCCCGAACGCGGTTGACGCAGAGGAACATCCGGTCCTGCGCCAGACCGAGCGTTCCGGCGATCTCCCGTATCCTCCGGGCGGTCCGGATCCCCCGGGCACCGGGATCGCTCACGATGAGCAGAACGTCGGGGTTCTTCACGGTCCCCCGCGCGATATGCTCCATGCCTGCCTCGGAGTCGACGACGACGAACCGGTAGTCGCGTTCCAGCGTGCCGATGCACTCCGAAAGGAGGGCGTTCGGGAAGCAGTAGCACCCCGACCCTTCCGGGCGCCCCATGGCGAGAAGGTCAAAGCCTTCCGCTTCTGCCAGCACCCGGTGGAACCGGAATTTGATATAGCCGGTGCGGTCCATGCCCGGCGGGATGCTCTCCGTGAAGGCCTTCTCGCGCACGTTCCCCAGCGTCTCCTCGAGCGCAATTCCGAGCGCTTCGTTGAGGTTCGTGTTGGGATCGGCGTCGACGGCCAGGACCGGCCGCTCACCTGCCGCAATCAGGGCATCGATCAGCAGCGCGGTAATCGTCGTCTTGCCTGTCCCTCCTTTCCCGGATACGACGATGGTGCAGGGTAGGTTCATGCCGCCTCCTCCCGGGCACGGCGGGAGAGTTCGGCGGCGGTCTGCATGATCGCCTCCGCGTCCGGCACGTCGGCAAGCCTGATGCCGCAGGTGGGGGTGATCAGTGAGCGCTCATTAAAGAGGCGGTCTCCCACGAGATCGGTGACTTTGCTGCGGATCTGCATGAATCGGTCAAAGAGCGCATCGAGGCTCTCGGCAGCATAGAGGTGCGGTTCGGAGGGGACGATGCCCCAGGCGATCACCCCGCCCGCCTCCAGGTAGGCGGCCAGGTCGTCAGCGTAGAGGAGGAACTCCCGGGCGTGCTGGTACGCGTCGAACGAGATCACGGCGGGCTCAAGCGACATAAGGAAGCCCCAGTCGGTGTTGGAGCAGCAGTGAATCCCAAGACTCCCCTCGAGGAGACCGGCGGCATCGGAGACGCTCGAGCGTACGACCTCCTCGTCGACCGGAACGACCGAAGACCCCAGTGCCGCCAGGTACGGCTCGTCCAGGACGATCAGCGTCCGTTTGGCACCCGTTCGCTCACGCATGACCGTCTCGCACCACTTTGCCCGGAGCGCGATCATCTTGTTCAGCACGTCGGCGTACTCGGGGTCGTAGTGGATCGGCCTTTTGCGCTCATCCACCACCTGCATCCCGAAGGTGACCGATCCTGTGAGCTGGAATTTGAAGACGAGCACATCGGAGAGATCGAAAGAGAGCATCCGGTGGAACGCCGAACCGTACGCCTCTCCGACTGCGTATGGGGCGGCGTTCCCTTCCAGGTAGTCGAGCAGGATCTGCTCCATCGCCGGCGCATGGCTGCCCGATGTGTCGACCGTCAGCCGCTCATCCGCGAGCACCCTGCCTGGGAGGTGTTCCGAGTCGCAGAAGACGATCCGTTCGAGGAGCCCCCTGTTCGGGAGTGTCGGTGCGTACGGCACCCGGGGAAAGGCTGCCAGAACCGACCGGCATGCCGCGTCCGGGTCGAGGTGGGGAAGCGCCCCGATACCGGTCGCGTGCAGGTCCATCTGCGGGAGCATCGTCGCCATCCGATCACCCCCGCCTCATCCTGCACGCCTCGAGCGTCTGCTGCACCTTCGGGAAGAGGGTAAGATCGGTATGCGGCAGGAAGCAGCTTGATGTATACCGGTCCATGAACGACGGCTCCGCGTTCAGCTCGATGTAGGTGATCCTCTGTGCGAGGGCATCCAGCAGCTTGCGGGACTGCCGGTTGATCAGGGCGATGTTCGCGCCGGTGATCGCGCCGTTCCCGATGTTCTTCACCTGATCCAGCCCCACTTCGGGGATCAGCCCGATGGTGATGGCGTTCTCCTTATTGATGTAGTTCCCGAACGCCCCGGAGAAGTAGACCGTGGCGATCTCCCCGTGATCGAGGCCTGCCGCGTCAAGGAGCGTCATGCATGCGCCAAGGATTGCAGCTTTGCTCATGATCAGGTTCTTGATATCGTTCTCGGTGATGACGATATCCTTGGCGACCGCTGTCTCCTCCTTCCATGCCACCACAAACTCCGGACAGTAGCGCCCTCTCCTGACCCGGGGATTTTCGATCTCCATGTTGATATTGCCGTTCCGGTCGATGACGCATGCGCGGATCAGCTCGGCGAGCAGATCGATGAGCCCCGATCCGCAGATGCCCTGCGGTCCGGCACCGTTGATCGTCGTGAAGGTCGGGGTGAGCGTGTCGCCGTTGATCCGGACACGCTCGATCGCGCCCGGGTTCGCACGCATCCCGAAGAGCACCTCCCCGCCCTCGAGGGCAGGCCCGGCCGCGCCTGCACAGGAGAGCATCCAGTCGCTGTTGCCGAGGACCGCCTCGAAGTTCGTGCCGATGTCCACCAGGAGCGAAACCTCCTCGCGCTCTGCCATGCCGCTGGCCAGAATGTCGGCGATGATGTCGCCGCCGATGAAGTTGGAGACCGCCGGGAAGGTATAGACACCGGCATTCCGGTGGGTCGCAATCCCGATCCGGCCGGCGGCGGTCGAGAGCATCCGGCGCACCGCAGGCGTATACGGCTCTGCGATCATGTAGGCGGGGTCGATCCCGAGCAGGAGATGGGTCATCACCGTGTTGCCCGCGATCATCACTTCGAAGATGTCTTCGAGGTCGATACCGGCGGCATCGGCGGCGGCGCACAATGCATCGTTAATGCTCTCGGCCGCCAGCTGCTGCAGCCGGGCAAGGCCGCCTTTCCGTGCAAAGGTCACCCGGGAGAGGATGTCTTCACCGCAGCTGATCTGCCTGTTGTAGTTCGATGCCGTGGCCGCAATCCGGCCGTCTGCCAGACTCCAGATGTAGACCACGATCGTGGTGGTTCCGAGATCCACGGCAGCCCCGTAGAGCCGGTTGCTGCTGTCCCCTTCGTCCACGTGAAGCAGCCGGTATCCGCCGGGAACCAGCGCGACGGTCGCGGTCATATTCCAGTTCCCCTGGCGGAGCGCCCTGGGGAGGTACTGGAGGACGTCCAGCGGCACGTAGATCCGGTTCGGGCGCGGGCCTCCCTGCCGCTCGATCCCTTCGAGCAGCCGGTTGACGTCCGGGGTGGTATCGTCCAGGGATGGCGGGGAGAGGCGGAGGACGTACTTCCGGACTGCGGGATCGGGCGGAATTTCCGTCCCGGGAAACTCCACCAGGATCTTCTGCTGCTGCACGAGCGACTGTTCGGGAACCTCCACCCGTAGGTCGTTGACGACGAACGTCTGGCATGCAAGGCAGGCCCCCCGTGCGATCTCCTCGTCCGCAAAGAACCGGCGGTACTTCTCCAGGTCGAAGGAGGCGGTCCCGCTTTTTAGGAAGACAATGCATTTCCCGCATTTCCCCTGGCCGCCGCATACGACGTTCATATGAAGGCCGGCCGCTATAGCCGCCTCGAGGAGCGAGTCTCCCTGGTGCACGGTCGCCTTCCGGTAACCGGGCAGGAACGTGACGGTGGGCATCTAGGTTCTCCACTCCTTCTCCAGGTACCCGGCGAGCTCAGCCGCGTCCCGTGGGCCTACCAGCACCTTCCAGCCGGTTTCGTCCTCGATCTTTCCGGAGAGGGGGGCGGCATAGCCCGGGATGATCAGCTGCCGGTGGTCTACCTTTTCATTGAGGCTGAACTGCTTGATGGACGCAGCAACCAGGGATTCGGTCAGTTTCCCGCCGGCGACTGCGGTGAGCACCGAGAGCCCTTCGGTGTCCACCACAAAGAGGTGGCAGGGGATGCGGGACGCCTCCAGGTAGCCGAGCAGGGTGAAGTAGGTGAGCGAGAAGTTCACTGAGAGGAGCACGGGAGCATCGCGCCCTGGTTCGTTGACCGGGTAGATGCCCGGCGTCATCTGGATGGGTTTCTGCGGGTCGGTGTAGATGTTCTGCCGCAGGGTGAGTGCCGCCTCCATGGAGGCGGGCGAAAGCGGTTCGGTGACGATGATCCCGGCGTACTTCAGGACGCCTGCTGCAAGGGCGGCGTCGGTGATGCCGAGCGGTACGGTGTCGAAGACGATCGGGTAGCCGAGATCGGGGTCGGTCCGCTCGATCGCGGCCTTTCTGATCCGGGTCGCGGCGGCGATGAACTCGCGGAGCGATCCCGGTGCGATATCCAGCATGAGGTCAGGGACGCCGGCACCGACGCAGTTCCTGACAAGACTGGTGAGCGTCTTTACGTCGCCGGCCCGTACCGCCAGCGGGCAGCCGTAGCGCTTCGCAAGCGCCGCACATTCGCGCCAGTTTCTGTCGGTTGCGGCATGGATGAGCGGCAGGAAGTTCCCGCACTCCGCCAGTGCCGCCTCGTGGGCTGCCGGATCGGCGGCGATCAGAACCTCGGGCAGGTCGCCGCAGGCCTCGACCAGCGCCACGGTCTCTGCAAACTGCGTCGGAGACCCGCTCTCGTTGCGGATGGCAATACCGTCGAGCATCAGGTCCGTCCCGACCCGGTGGACAACGCTGTCACGGACATCCTCCGCGACGGTCCGCACCTGCTCTTCTGGCCAGGTATCGGAGATATGCACCATGATCCCCGGCGGGTGGTAGAAGGTCTTTTCATGCCGGAAAAGGACGAACTCCTCTCCGACGGTGACCGAGCGCTCACCGACGCCGACCTTCACGAGCCGGATTGGGGGACGGGTCGCACCGCCGAGGAGCGTTTTGGTTTCGGGATCGAGGTCAGGACACAGCTCCACATCCGCCTTGCCGGCTGCAAGCTTCATGGCAAAGGCAAGACAGGTGGGATAGCCGCATTTCTTGCAGTTCGTCTTTGGGAGGAGTTTGTAGATCTCCAGCGCCTTCATCGCCACGGTCACACCTCCTTTTGGCCGGAGGCCGGTTGCATCGCCGCAAGGGCGTTCTTGAGGCGTGCCACGGTCATCGGGTGCCGGACGCAGACGATCGAGGCGCCTGCCGCCAGGGCGGAAAAGGCGGTGTAGAACTCCCAGGCAACCGCCATCGCGTCTCTGTCGCCGGCCGCCGCCTCTCTCACCTCCCTGACCGCAAGCGCATCGGTGGCGGCGCTGATCATCGGCATGGCGAGATCGGCATCTCCGGCGAGCCCGGCCGTCCGGATCCGCTCCATCACCGAGTACGAGTACTCGAACCCGTACCCGAGCGCTCCCGTGTAGGGATCGATTACGATCCGATCTCGCGCTACACCGGTCTCCTGCAGAAGGATGTTCAGCTGCTTTGCCAGGTTGATGTCGATAGGGGACTGGGCGATCACCGCGTGGCCGTAGGCGAGCGCCGCGGCGGCGACGCTCCGGTAGCGGTCGGCTTCCGCGGTCCCGAGCAGAAGCCGTTCTCCCTCTCCGGCCTCGCCGCACCGCCTGAAGACCTCGCTGTCGAGCTCCGGTTCGCTGCTCCCCTCTACGATGAGGGGACGGGATGTTGCCGCAAGCACCTGTTCCATCGTTTTGGTGATCCCGGGAAAATCGTCGAAACCGCGCTGCTTTGTGCTGGTGAAGTTCAGCCGCACCAGATCCGCACCCCAGGTGCGCTCCGCCGTCTTCGCCCATTCGTCGGGTTGATCCGCGAGATCCCCCACGTATTCGCGGATAACCGGCGGCCAGAACTGGGTTTCGTCGCAGATCTCAAGCGCAACGAGCAGCCGGTCGGGCTCTGCCTCCGTGAAGGGGAGTTTCGTTTCTCCGCCGATCCTGTAGGAGACCTCCCGCGTCCCCCCCTCGCTCCGGGTGGCACCGAGCTGCACTTCGAGTACTGCATCTTCTTTCTCTGTCAACTGCATCTCCGTCCTCAAATAAGGGGTTTCATCTTCAGCACCGGATGGTCGACGCGTTCAAGGAACGCAATCAGGTCGTCAAG carries:
- the purB gene encoding adenylosuccinate lyase, with translation MAIHPIDYRYGTPEMRSVWSEENRFRAVVAAEVALARAEAAYGMIPDEDARTIAACAENASLARAKEIEEEINHDMMAIVRSVTEVCGDAGRWIHYGATSNDILDTATGLQLRDALALIEQKLANLLRVLLWRAGENKTLVCAGRTHGQIGVPTTYGLRFAIWASEVARHIERLREMRPRLLVGQLTGAVGTQAALGEKAPEIQRAMMEFLGLSAVDVSNQIISRDRYAEYFMFLANVATTLDKIGLEIRLMQRSEIGELEEAFGSKQVGSSTMPHKRNPIKSEQVCGLARIVRSAVEPALQNNVLWDERDLTNSSTERVLFPEASILLDHILVVMTRVLEGLRINQENIRRNLMLLRGINLAESVMIELTKRGMERQEAHELMREASMQALAEGRNLADVLAERPAVAAYCSHRELLELLDPDAYIGTAVRQVEMLREKLAPLAGDETVR
- a CDS encoding ATP-binding protein, which produces MNLPCTIVVSGKGGTGKTTITALLIDALIAAGERPVLAVDADPNTNLNEALGIALEETLGNVREKAFTESIPPGMDRTGYIKFRFHRVLAEAEGFDLLAMGRPEGSGCYCFPNALLSECIGTLERDYRFVVVDSEAGMEHIARGTVKNPDVLLIVSDPGARGIRTARRIREIAGTLGLAQDRMFLCVNRVRDGINREETELGTVLPLIATVPEDPAVEQADLAGEPIVGIPDSSPARTAVRELAERLLDACERRRR
- the gatC gene encoding Asp-tRNA(Asn)/Glu-tRNA(Gln) amidotransferase subunit GatC, with translation MVSEIDIENIARLADIGLSREEVAGFTREFNAILEYFDVLDQVPGKETVAAELVNVWRDDEPGCCLSQEDVLANAGSTEDGFIKAPRVM
- a CDS encoding asparagine synthase C-terminal domain-containing protein encodes the protein MQYTGWMERNGERLTRTEIERMLSQEPALLSQCGGEFALAWDACRARDHFGIIPASVPAGAIVCGGRTVGRIEPSPPPCDLEEAILTAIRLRSDEGVVALSGGVDSSLVAGIAGLECVVVGFEESHDAVQAARAARELGLTLHTVTPTEALIEEALTHVVSVIPDPTNPVDASIATTLYFVAEWAGEQGYSRILAGQGADELFGGYARYLGSDDLAAELEHDFHGLADQALRDQRIAALHGAYFSLPYMDVRVVRAIRGVPAHERVRDGVRKHLLRTIAERHIPAEIAWHEKKAMQYGSGIWRVIQRLARKNGYKKSVQGYLNQISRAEYGIGD
- a CDS encoding ASKHA domain-containing protein codes for the protein MPTVTFLPGYRKATVHQGDSLLEAAIAAGLHMNVVCGGQGKCGKCIVFLKSGTASFDLEKYRRFFADEEIARGACLACQTFVVNDLRVEVPEQSLVQQQKILVEFPGTEIPPDPAVRKYVLRLSPPSLDDTTPDVNRLLEGIERQGGPRPNRIYVPLDVLQYLPRALRQGNWNMTATVALVPGGYRLLHVDEGDSSNRLYGAAVDLGTTTIVVYIWSLADGRIAATASNYNRQISCGEDILSRVTFARKGGLARLQQLAAESINDALCAAADAAGIDLEDIFEVMIAGNTVMTHLLLGIDPAYMIAEPYTPAVRRMLSTAAGRIGIATHRNAGVYTFPAVSNFIGGDIIADILASGMAEREEVSLLVDIGTNFEAVLGNSDWMLSCAGAAGPALEGGEVLFGMRANPGAIERVRINGDTLTPTFTTINGAGPQGICGSGLIDLLAELIRACVIDRNGNINMEIENPRVRRGRYCPEFVVAWKEETAVAKDIVITENDIKNLIMSKAAILGACMTLLDAAGLDHGEIATVYFSGAFGNYINKENAITIGLIPEVGLDQVKNIGNGAITGANIALINRQSRKLLDALAQRITYIELNAEPSFMDRYTSSCFLPHTDLTLFPKVQQTLEACRMRRG
- a CDS encoding acetyl-CoA decarbonylase/synthase complex subunit delta, which codes for MQLTEKEDAVLEVQLGATRSEGGTREVSYRIGGETKLPFTEAEPDRLLVALEICDETQFWPPVIREYVGDLADQPDEWAKTAERTWGADLVRLNFTSTKQRGFDDFPGITKTMEQVLAATSRPLIVEGSSEPELDSEVFRRCGEAGEGERLLLGTAEADRYRSVAAAALAYGHAVIAQSPIDINLAKQLNILLQETGVARDRIVIDPYTGALGYGFEYSYSVMERIRTAGLAGDADLAMPMISAATDALAVREVREAAAGDRDAMAVAWEFYTAFSALAAGASIVCVRHPMTVARLKNALAAMQPASGQKEV
- the acsC gene encoding acetyl-CoA decarbonylase/synthase complex subunit gamma, translated to MKALEIYKLLPKTNCKKCGYPTCLAFAMKLAAGKADVELCPDLDPETKTLLGGATRPPIRLVKVGVGERSVTVGEEFVLFRHEKTFYHPPGIMVHISDTWPEEQVRTVAEDVRDSVVHRVGTDLMLDGIAIRNESGSPTQFAETVALVEACGDLPEVLIAADPAAHEAALAECGNFLPLIHAATDRNWRECAALAKRYGCPLAVRAGDVKTLTSLVRNCVGAGVPDLMLDIAPGSLREFIAAATRIRKAAIERTDPDLGYPIVFDTVPLGITDAALAAGVLKYAGIIVTEPLSPASMEAALTLRQNIYTDPQKPIQMTPGIYPVNEPGRDAPVLLSVNFSLTYFTLLGYLEASRIPCHLFVVDTEGLSVLTAVAGGKLTESLVAASIKQFSLNEKVDHRQLIIPGYAAPLSGKIEDETGWKVLVGPRDAAELAGYLEKEWRT
- a CDS encoding class I SAM-dependent methyltransferase, whose product is MAEGRRAYIHGDSERESDRLHDPAETLTELLHSDTRYPAGSLVLEAGCGVGAQTVILAENSPGAAIVSVDIAASSVLQARRRDPGVRFGQADIMHLPFRDGTFCYTFFRGTGVK